The following proteins are co-located in the Spirosoma montaniterrae genome:
- a CDS encoding DUF5723 family protein: protein MKNLLLLGSLLLTTSVSSAQNMMGVATSRYGGTNRLYVNPAFAADSPSRFYVNVGMGSAHVNNNYVRYQAPFSLMRLISNRVPAQYRNPDGSLRFDVNYTDEILDDNPKNGTIWGEVRGPAFLTRGNWGAFAVTTRLRAVAQVKGASESLLSAVRAGLSDGVLYGIPNNDNQFSANTNTFSELAFTYSNVLWEGETDRLLLGVTAKGLLGYNAQHLINRGLDYRIAADPDNPNSAFLEVNRLDAKLAYTTFLQNRPLSPRTLLSTNAPGRGIGLDLGLSYIYQPDPYGAALRLGVAITDIGGLSYRGDAYTYNDAAENPIRFRSSDFNNVGNSTEIIRTIQNKLNTGRNPSAGRFRAGLPTSLNLTADYAFPKGLGLNVTYLQDVRSQQATAIHQPTLLAVTPRYETRWVSVSMPVTYLNRGLTAGAMVRVGPGWIGTDNFFGLIGNASNGIRPRGLDVYGGVAFGIGRIDEEE from the coding sequence ATGAAAAACTTACTGCTGCTGGGATCGTTGCTGCTAACGACCTCAGTCAGCTCTGCCCAAAACATGATGGGCGTTGCTACCAGCCGCTACGGCGGCACGAACCGCCTTTACGTCAATCCTGCCTTTGCTGCCGACTCGCCCAGCCGATTCTATGTCAATGTTGGTATGGGCAGCGCGCACGTCAATAATAATTACGTTCGCTATCAGGCTCCGTTCTCGCTGATGCGTTTGATCAGCAACCGCGTACCGGCGCAATATCGCAACCCTGATGGGTCGCTGCGGTTCGACGTCAATTATACCGATGAGATTCTGGACGATAATCCTAAAAACGGCACAATATGGGGGGAGGTACGCGGCCCTGCATTCCTGACTCGTGGTAATTGGGGAGCGTTTGCCGTTACAACCCGGTTGCGGGCTGTGGCGCAGGTAAAAGGTGCGTCGGAGTCGCTGTTATCGGCGGTTCGGGCGGGGTTGAGCGATGGCGTGTTGTATGGTATTCCCAACAATGACAACCAGTTCAGTGCCAACACCAATACCTTTTCTGAACTGGCTTTTACGTACTCAAACGTACTTTGGGAAGGAGAAACCGACCGGCTGCTGCTGGGCGTAACAGCCAAAGGACTTTTAGGCTACAATGCACAGCACCTGATTAATCGGGGTTTAGATTACCGCATAGCCGCCGACCCCGATAATCCGAACAGCGCATTCTTGGAAGTGAACCGGCTCGATGCCAAACTGGCCTATACTACGTTTTTGCAGAATCGACCGTTAAGCCCGCGTACCCTATTGAGCACCAATGCGCCTGGGCGGGGAATTGGGCTTGATTTGGGCCTCTCCTACATCTACCAACCCGACCCATACGGAGCCGCGTTACGATTGGGTGTAGCCATAACTGACATTGGCGGTTTATCGTATCGAGGTGATGCCTACACATACAATGATGCGGCTGAAAACCCGATCCGCTTTCGAAGCAGTGATTTTAATAACGTAGGCAACAGCACCGAAATCATACGCACGATTCAGAACAAGCTCAATACGGGCCGTAATCCCAGTGCGGGCCGTTTTCGGGCGGGTTTACCGACATCGCTCAACCTAACCGCCGATTATGCCTTCCCTAAAGGTCTGGGGCTAAATGTCACCTATCTTCAGGACGTGCGGTCGCAGCAGGCCACGGCCATACATCAGCCCACGCTATTGGCCGTGACGCCCCGTTACGAAACCCGCTGGGTTAGTGTATCGATGCCGGTTACGTACCTGAATCGGGGCTTAACTGCCGGTGCTATGGTGCGTGTCGGGCCTGGCTGGATTGGCACCGACAACTTTTTCGGCCTGATTGGCAACGCATCGAACGGCATCCGCCCGCGTGGATTAGACGTTTACGGCGGAGTAGCGTTTGGCATTGGCCGGATTGATGAAGAAGAATAG
- a CDS encoding NifU family protein has product MNSALNRPVSIFTEGSPNPNSMKFVVNFELVPSGLSFDYATPGDALLDGKASPLVVALFGFDFVRRVFISSNFITITKDDETDWDEIMLELKYFLKDYFGEQKPVFSQRTMDANSAKLDMDSETVQKIKAVLDQYIKPAVESDGGAINFYSFDESSGTVKVLLQGSCSGCPSSTLTLKAGIENLLTRLVPEVKLVEAEGV; this is encoded by the coding sequence ATGAATTCTGCATTAAACCGCCCCGTGTCGATTTTCACGGAAGGAAGTCCTAACCCAAACTCCATGAAGTTTGTGGTCAATTTTGAACTTGTACCGAGCGGCCTATCGTTCGACTACGCTACGCCGGGCGACGCCCTGCTCGACGGCAAAGCTTCTCCGCTCGTTGTGGCCCTGTTTGGGTTCGACTTTGTGCGCCGGGTGTTTATCTCGTCGAACTTTATAACAATTACAAAAGATGACGAAACCGATTGGGACGAGATAATGCTCGAACTCAAGTATTTCCTGAAAGACTATTTCGGTGAGCAAAAGCCCGTGTTTTCGCAACGGACGATGGATGCCAACTCGGCGAAGTTGGACATGGATTCGGAAACCGTACAGAAGATCAAAGCAGTGCTCGACCAATACATTAAACCAGCCGTAGAATCAGATGGCGGGGCCATTAACTTTTACTCGTTCGATGAATCGAGCGGCACTGTAAAAGTACTGCTGCAAGGCTCATGCAGTGGTTGCCCTTCCTCAACGCTGACGCTGAAGGCAGGTATCGAAAATCTGCTGACTCGCTTAGTGCCGGAAGTTAAATTAGTTGAAGCCGAAGGGGTGTAA
- the rpmA gene encoding 50S ribosomal protein L27 has translation MAHKKGVGSSKNGRDSISKRLGVKLFGGQSAIAGNIIVRQRGTKHHPGKNVGLGKDFTLFALVDGVVKFRPGRNQRSYVDIVPAGPSAVATAPVEETVA, from the coding sequence ATGGCACACAAGAAAGGTGTAGGTAGTTCCAAAAACGGTCGCGATTCGATTAGCAAGCGTTTAGGCGTGAAGCTCTTCGGCGGTCAGTCGGCTATTGCCGGCAACATTATTGTTCGTCAGCGCGGCACGAAGCACCACCCCGGTAAAAACGTGGGTCTGGGTAAAGACTTTACGCTGTTTGCTCTGGTCGATGGCGTGGTAAAATTCCGCCCCGGTCGCAATCAGCGGTCGTATGTCGACATCGTTCCGGCTGGCCCGTCGGCAGTAGCCACGGCTCCGGTTGAAGAAACGGTCGCCTAA
- the rplU gene encoding 50S ribosomal protein L21 produces the protein MYAIVEIAGQQFKIQKGRSIYTHRLAGDVDAALASDQVKILLVDNEGSITVGAPTVAGATVSAKIVEHLKGEKVIVFKKKRRKGYKKKNGHRQYLTKVLIEDITI, from the coding sequence ATGTACGCAATCGTAGAGATCGCAGGGCAGCAATTCAAGATCCAAAAAGGTCGTTCGATCTATACCCACCGGCTGGCGGGTGACGTGGACGCTGCACTTGCCTCCGATCAGGTGAAGATTCTCCTGGTTGACAACGAAGGTAGCATCACCGTAGGTGCTCCCACTGTCGCTGGCGCGACGGTATCAGCCAAAATCGTCGAGCATTTGAAGGGCGAAAAAGTTATCGTCTTCAAAAAGAAGCGTCGGAAAGGCTACAAAAAGAAAAACGGCCACCGTCAGTATCTGACCAAGGTTTTAATTGAAGACATAACCATCTAA
- a CDS encoding PaaI family thioesterase yields the protein METTTNARLDYFRSQIGRDMSSSISPVGRWLNGTLRAAEYGKLIVDYTIREEMTNPAGVLHGGAAAAILDDLVGAMVFALGREYAYTSVNLNIDFLHAARLGDVVTATTEVIRAGKNIIHCEGRIIAADGKIIAKCATNLIQTSIRLST from the coding sequence ATGGAAACGACTACAAATGCCCGCTTAGACTACTTTCGCTCGCAAATTGGCCGCGACATGAGTAGCAGTATTTCACCTGTAGGCCGTTGGCTGAACGGCACACTCCGAGCCGCAGAGTATGGTAAATTGATTGTTGATTATACCATTCGGGAGGAGATGACCAACCCGGCGGGGGTGTTGCACGGCGGGGCGGCTGCCGCCATTTTAGACGATCTGGTAGGAGCAATGGTTTTTGCCCTGGGCCGCGAGTATGCCTATACGTCGGTGAACCTGAACATTGATTTTCTACACGCAGCCCGACTGGGCGATGTTGTAACAGCAACGACAGAGGTAATTCGGGCCGGTAAAAACATTATTCACTGCGAAGGCCGCATCATAGCGGCTGATGGCAAAATTATCGCCAAATGCGCAACAAATCTGATCCAGACAAGCATAAGATTATCCACGTAG
- a CDS encoding phosphosulfolactate synthase → MNYTLTQIPDRTAKPRQSGLTMVMDKGLSLREVEDFLSTSANYADIVKLGWATSFVTPNLKEKIAIYRDAGVPVYFGGTLFEAFVVRKQFDDYRRLLDEYSLEYAEVSDGSIDMKQDDKCEYIRTLATQVTVLSEVGSKDEAKIIPPYKWIQLMKSELEAGAWKVIGEAREGGTVGLFRSSGEVRQGLVEEILTQVPFEKILWEAPQKEQQVWFVKLLGSNVNLGNIAPHEVIPLETIRLGLRGDTFSHFLDK, encoded by the coding sequence ATGAATTATACGCTTACGCAGATTCCTGACCGCACCGCCAAACCCCGTCAAAGTGGGCTAACGATGGTGATGGACAAAGGATTAAGCCTGCGCGAGGTGGAAGACTTCCTGTCTACGTCCGCCAACTACGCCGACATTGTAAAATTAGGCTGGGCTACTTCGTTCGTAACCCCTAACCTGAAAGAAAAAATAGCTATTTACCGCGATGCAGGTGTTCCGGTTTACTTCGGCGGCACACTCTTTGAAGCATTTGTGGTTCGGAAACAGTTCGACGATTATCGGCGGCTGCTCGATGAATACAGCCTGGAGTACGCTGAAGTCTCCGACGGTTCCATCGACATGAAACAGGACGACAAGTGCGAATACATACGCACGCTGGCTACGCAGGTAACGGTGTTGTCGGAGGTCGGCTCGAAAGATGAAGCCAAGATTATTCCTCCCTACAAATGGATTCAGTTGATGAAGTCCGAACTCGAAGCTGGTGCCTGGAAAGTAATCGGCGAAGCTCGCGAGGGCGGCACGGTGGGCCTGTTCCGGTCGAGTGGCGAAGTACGGCAGGGCCTGGTCGAAGAAATTCTGACGCAGGTGCCGTTTGAAAAAATTCTGTGGGAAGCTCCGCAGAAAGAACAACAGGTATGGTTTGTGAAACTGCTGGGCAGCAACGTAAATCTCGGCAATATTGCCCCGCATGAAGTCATTCCACTCGAGACCATCCGGCTCGGCCTGCGTGGCGATACGTTTAGTCATTTTCTGGACAAATAA
- a CDS encoding DedA family protein, whose protein sequence is MELIKQLIDFLLHLDGYLDMWANEYGVLLYAILFLIVFTETGLIVMPLLPGDSLLFAAGALAARQTNDLEVWIIIPLLITAALMGDNVNYFVGKTLGNQIKMRERILFFKREYITETEKFYAKHGGRTVILARFIPIVRTIAPFVAGAGSMNYGTYIRNCIAGAILWVVSITLLGYFFGNIPFVQKNFELVVFGIVGLSIMPVIAGMLKRRFQKAL, encoded by the coding sequence ATGGAACTCATCAAACAATTGATCGATTTTCTGCTTCACCTCGACGGCTACCTCGACATGTGGGCAAACGAATATGGCGTACTGCTGTATGCCATATTGTTTCTGATCGTATTTACGGAAACGGGGCTGATTGTGATGCCGCTGCTGCCGGGCGATTCGCTGTTGTTTGCTGCCGGTGCCTTAGCCGCCCGCCAAACAAATGATCTGGAAGTGTGGATTATTATTCCGCTCCTGATTACTGCCGCGCTGATGGGCGATAACGTAAACTACTTCGTTGGAAAAACGCTTGGCAATCAGATTAAAATGCGCGAACGCATCCTGTTTTTCAAGCGTGAATACATTACCGAAACCGAGAAGTTCTACGCCAAGCACGGCGGTCGGACGGTTATTCTGGCCCGGTTCATTCCAATTGTACGCACCATTGCGCCCTTCGTGGCCGGGGCAGGCAGCATGAACTACGGCACCTACATCCGCAACTGCATTGCCGGAGCCATTTTGTGGGTCGTGAGCATTACGCTGCTGGGTTATTTCTTCGGTAATATTCCGTTTGTTCAGAAGAACTTTGAATTGGTTGTGTTCGGCATCGTTGGGCTGTCGATTATGCCCGTCATTGCCGGTATGCTGAAACGCCGGTTTCAAAAAGCACTCTAA
- a CDS encoding shikimate dehydrogenase family protein has translation MTRYGLIGFPLTHSFSQRYFTEKFAREGISNCQYDLFEMPDVATALPALLQTPDLRGLNVTIPHKQAVLPYLDRLDASAQKVGAVNVIKIETDGSRTGYNSDYYGFRQSLETWLGAEQSGALQALVLGTGGASKAVVAALTDLGIEHRYVSRTPANDMLTYDELPGIIATYHLIINCSPVGTYPRADEAPTLPYHLLTEQHWLYDLVYNPAETKFMQLGRERGAAVMNGYEMLVLQAEKAWEIWQS, from the coding sequence ATGACCCGCTACGGTCTGATTGGCTTCCCGCTGACGCACTCGTTTTCGCAGCGGTATTTCACTGAAAAATTCGCACGGGAAGGCATCTCGAACTGTCAGTACGATTTGTTCGAGATGCCCGACGTGGCTACGGCTTTGCCCGCGTTGCTGCAAACGCCCGACCTGCGCGGCCTGAACGTAACGATTCCGCACAAACAGGCCGTCCTGCCTTACCTCGACCGACTCGACGCATCGGCGCAAAAAGTGGGGGCCGTGAACGTCATCAAAATCGAGACCGATGGCTCTCGAACAGGCTACAACTCCGATTATTATGGCTTTCGGCAATCGCTCGAAACGTGGCTTGGCGCAGAACAGTCAGGGGCGTTACAGGCATTGGTATTGGGTACGGGCGGAGCATCGAAAGCCGTCGTTGCCGCGTTGACTGACCTCGGCATCGAACACCGTTACGTTTCGCGCACCCCGGCCAACGATATGCTGACTTATGACGAATTGCCAGGCATTATTGCTACTTACCACCTGATTATCAACTGTTCGCCTGTTGGCACGTATCCTCGTGCAGATGAAGCCCCTACCCTGCCCTATCATCTGTTGACTGAGCAGCATTGGTTATATGATCTCGTATATAATCCCGCCGAAACCAAATTTATGCAATTAGGTCGTGAGCGCGGTGCAGCCGTCATGAATGGCTATGAAATGCTGGTACTGCAAGCCGAAAAGGCATGGGAAATTTGGCAGTCATAA
- a CDS encoding glycoside hydrolase family 25 protein, which produces MKSRVLISIIVKRYGLWLLAILLIFVGYRWIRSRQKNDMNWQTVRAFGIRLPMRYGIHGIDVSKHNARIDWKRVQQMKADGVRLQFVFIKATEGATLTDKNFKTNWAGARKANLRRGAYHFYHPTRDPIKQATNFINRVELSEGDFAPVVDFEVTNGQSETTILDGLRLWLETVEEHYHVRPIIYTNGNLYKRYIRGQLDDYPLWIADYSTTHLRDYDPDKLYLWQHNQNGWVQGIRGMVDFNVFVMDENRMKEICL; this is translated from the coding sequence ATGAAAAGTCGCGTTTTGATCAGCATCATCGTTAAGCGGTATGGGCTGTGGCTGCTGGCAATTTTGCTGATTTTTGTTGGGTATCGCTGGATTCGGTCGCGTCAGAAAAACGACATGAACTGGCAGACTGTCAGGGCATTTGGCATCCGGTTGCCCATGCGTTATGGCATTCACGGCATCGACGTATCGAAACACAATGCCCGCATCGACTGGAAGCGGGTGCAGCAGATGAAGGCCGATGGCGTGCGGCTGCAATTTGTGTTTATAAAAGCCACCGAAGGTGCGACACTGACCGATAAAAATTTTAAGACAAACTGGGCTGGAGCCAGAAAAGCAAATCTGCGCCGGGGGGCGTATCACTTCTACCACCCCACCCGCGACCCCATTAAACAGGCTACTAATTTCATCAATCGTGTTGAGCTGAGCGAGGGTGACTTTGCGCCCGTGGTTGATTTTGAAGTGACAAACGGCCAATCGGAAACTACGATTCTCGACGGGCTGCGGCTATGGCTCGAAACAGTTGAGGAACACTACCACGTTCGACCTATTATCTACACAAACGGCAATTTATACAAGCGTTACATTCGGGGGCAGTTAGACGATTACCCGCTCTGGATCGCTGATTATTCGACTACGCACCTCCGCGACTACGACCCCGACAAACTCTATTTGTGGCAGCACAACCAAAACGGTTGGGTGCAGGGCATTCGCGGCATGGTCGATTTCAACGTGTTTGTCATGGACGAGAACCGGATGAAAGAAATATGTTTATGA
- a CDS encoding peroxiredoxin, protein MSLRLGDIAPDFEADTTQGPIRFHEWLGNSWGMLFSHPADFTPVCTTELGRTALLKDEFGKRGVKVIAVSVDDLESHNRWTPDIKDVTGSEVNFPIIADSDRKVAELYDMIHPNASEKSTVRSVFVIGPDKKVKLTLTYPASTGRNFNELLRVIDSLQLTADYQVATPADWQEGEDVIVTPAVPNDQLEAKFPKGVTFVKPYLRTTPQPNK, encoded by the coding sequence ATGTCACTTCGCTTAGGAGACATCGCCCCTGATTTTGAGGCCGATACAACGCAAGGTCCAATTCGTTTTCATGAATGGTTGGGCAATTCGTGGGGTATGCTGTTTTCGCACCCTGCTGATTTTACGCCCGTATGCACTACCGAACTGGGCCGTACAGCCCTGTTGAAAGATGAGTTTGGCAAGCGTGGGGTTAAGGTGATTGCCGTGTCGGTCGATGATCTGGAGTCGCACAATCGCTGGACTCCCGATATTAAAGACGTGACCGGCTCGGAAGTGAACTTCCCAATTATTGCCGATTCCGACCGCAAGGTGGCCGAACTCTATGATATGATTCACCCAAATGCCAGTGAAAAATCGACTGTTCGCTCGGTGTTTGTGATTGGCCCCGACAAAAAAGTTAAACTGACGCTAACCTATCCGGCGTCAACGGGCCGAAACTTCAACGAGTTACTGCGCGTAATCGACTCACTTCAGTTAACGGCTGATTATCAGGTAGCTACACCTGCCGACTGGCAAGAGGGCGAAGACGTGATTGTTACGCCCGCCGTTCCGAACGATCAACTCGAAGCTAAATTTCCAAAGGGTGTTACGTTCGTGAAGCCCTACCTGCGTACAACGCCCCAACCGAACAAATAA
- a CDS encoding sensor histidine kinase: MSELLNDNAKQGSAIPVRFTRLYITLFGILALLLTAGQMLTQWRLSAVQDELWMIRYVALQRHQCQQIAKQALQLTDPSQQANFDLNIRELKQVFSTFERYHLQGRQGIVPDRQITLPNSETVQRMYDAIRPEFQAYQQGVHQLGSLRQPASIMQADVQAGLKLILANEKPFLEKIDTIVREYTGEVRAKLTLLQTVELYLYVFTLLVLIGIGLFIFRPAARRLRQVFSQVIEAESQTKALNVKLLRANKTLKETRQKLFEAQKQQYLREIDQQKTRTSYLIAGQEEERKRLSRELHDGLGQMLTAIKLQLEGLEGVLAKSTEPDADGTVVYSKNLKTLKRLITQTIQETRTISNNLMPTVLSDFGVVPALKLLAENDRTEAVDVTFTTNLTPDMPRLNRDVEIMLYRVTQEAVSNAIRHGSPSHIRIDLLERANSLQLAISDDGHGFRPTRRGAANDLPERNETNEKNVVATQTTAKRPPSQGLHNMRERAKLLNGTFKLYSTPGKGTKIVVTIPYQTQLAHHDAN, encoded by the coding sequence GTGTCCGAATTACTCAACGATAACGCAAAACAAGGCTCGGCAATTCCCGTTCGCTTCACTCGTTTGTATATCACGCTGTTTGGTATTCTGGCGTTGTTACTGACGGCAGGGCAAATGCTGACACAGTGGCGACTGAGTGCCGTTCAGGACGAGCTTTGGATGATTCGGTATGTTGCGTTACAACGTCATCAATGTCAGCAAATAGCCAAACAGGCTCTTCAACTCACTGATCCGAGCCAGCAAGCCAATTTCGATCTGAACATCCGGGAACTGAAACAGGTTTTTAGCACCTTCGAGCGGTATCACCTTCAGGGGCGGCAGGGCATTGTTCCCGACCGGCAGATTACGCTACCCAATTCAGAAACGGTTCAGCGGATGTATGATGCGATTCGCCCTGAATTTCAGGCATATCAGCAAGGGGTTCACCAACTCGGCAGCCTTCGGCAACCCGCCAGTATTATGCAAGCCGACGTGCAGGCCGGATTGAAACTGATCTTAGCCAACGAAAAACCATTTCTGGAAAAGATCGACACCATTGTGCGCGAATACACGGGCGAAGTGCGGGCGAAGCTGACCTTGCTTCAAACCGTTGAATTATACCTGTATGTATTTACTTTACTGGTGCTGATCGGTATCGGGCTGTTTATTTTCCGGCCTGCTGCACGGCGGCTGCGGCAGGTCTTTAGTCAGGTTATAGAAGCAGAAAGTCAAACAAAAGCGTTGAATGTGAAGCTGTTGCGTGCTAATAAAACCTTGAAAGAAACGCGGCAAAAGCTGTTTGAAGCGCAAAAACAGCAGTATTTGCGCGAAATAGATCAGCAGAAAACCCGGACCTCATACCTAATTGCGGGTCAGGAAGAAGAACGCAAACGACTTTCACGCGAACTGCACGACGGGCTTGGACAAATGCTTACGGCGATCAAACTGCAACTCGAAGGGCTGGAGGGTGTCCTGGCGAAATCGACCGAGCCTGACGCCGATGGAACAGTGGTATACAGTAAAAACCTGAAAACGCTGAAACGATTAATCACTCAAACAATTCAGGAAACCCGAACGATTTCAAACAACCTGATGCCAACCGTGTTAAGCGATTTTGGCGTTGTTCCCGCATTAAAATTACTGGCCGAAAACGACCGAACCGAAGCCGTTGACGTTACGTTCACAACAAATTTGACCCCTGATATGCCACGGCTGAATCGTGATGTTGAGATTATGCTGTATCGGGTTACGCAGGAAGCTGTGAGTAACGCCATTCGCCATGGTAGCCCGTCGCATATCCGCATCGACCTACTGGAGCGGGCAAATTCGCTCCAACTGGCGATTAGCGACGATGGACATGGATTTCGGCCAACCCGGCGCGGGGCGGCCAATGACCTGCCTGAACGCAACGAAACCAACGAAAAAAACGTAGTAGCTACACAAACGACGGCTAAGCGTCCCCCTTCGCAAGGGCTGCACAATATGCGTGAACGGGCTAAACTGCTCAACGGTACATTCAAATTATACTCAACTCCGGGGAAAGGCACCAAAATAGTCGTTACCATTCCCTATCAAACACAACTTGCACACCATGACGCCAACTAA
- a CDS encoding DUF3299 domain-containing protein, which yields MNRILISLLLVSFALTAFRPMLPTPKAEPVKLTWEALRDVTFKKKWYAEESVYMLYPTFGPGIQKLNGKAVELTGYVLPVDLETNTYVLSAFPFSACFFCGGAGPESVVSLKFKKAGRKFKTDERRTFRGTLKLNADNIYELNYILADADMVEDK from the coding sequence ATGAACCGCATATTGATTTCACTCCTGCTTGTTTCGTTTGCTCTCACGGCGTTCCGGCCCATGTTGCCAACGCCCAAAGCCGAGCCTGTAAAACTAACTTGGGAAGCTTTGCGCGATGTTACGTTCAAGAAAAAATGGTATGCCGAAGAGTCGGTATACATGCTTTATCCAACGTTCGGGCCAGGTATTCAGAAGTTGAATGGCAAGGCGGTTGAGTTAACCGGCTATGTACTGCCCGTTGACCTGGAAACAAATACGTATGTGCTGTCGGCATTTCCCTTCAGCGCGTGTTTCTTCTGTGGAGGAGCCGGGCCAGAATCGGTTGTGTCGCTGAAGTTCAAGAAAGCAGGCCGCAAATTTAAGACCGACGAACGCCGGACGTTTCGGGGTACGCTCAAACTGAACGCTGACAATATTTATGAGTTGAATTATATTCTGGCTGATGCCGATATGGTGGAAGACAAATAA
- a CDS encoding GIY-YIG nuclease family protein yields MHTVYIIYSPSTDRYFIGQTKNLRISLWQHNAKTNPATAAGKPWEVKFTQQFDTRNEALSLEMKLKNRNREQIEEIISEAQTA; encoded by the coding sequence ATGCATACAGTCTATATCATTTACAGCCCCTCGACCGACCGATATTTTATTGGGCAGACGAAAAATTTGCGAATCAGCCTGTGGCAGCACAACGCCAAAACGAATCCGGCTACTGCTGCCGGTAAACCGTGGGAAGTAAAGTTTACACAACAATTCGATACCCGAAACGAAGCCCTCAGTCTCGAAATGAAATTGAAAAACCGAAACCGGGAACAAATCGAAGAAATTATCAGCGAAGCGCAAACGGCATAA
- a CDS encoding C40 family peptidase — protein sequence MQSGWFRAVGRPVFLSLCVIGMLSACSALRSSGPSVSRRSATKSVAHKTPARKPAATPAKSSGRVVDSRTYEHRYVPEVVRVARTYTGTPYRSGGNTTDGIDCSGLVFAVFNTVGLKMPRISWQQSEVGREVEVNDIQPGDLIFFVPDKGQAGYVSHTGIVTEVNGADNIRFIHASSSRGVREDNLYADYFKGRFVKALRPF from the coding sequence ATGCAATCAGGTTGGTTCCGGGCTGTTGGTCGGCCTGTTTTTTTGAGTCTCTGCGTGATTGGTATGCTCTCGGCCTGTAGTGCTCTGCGCTCGTCGGGCCCATCGGTTAGCCGTCGTTCTGCTACTAAGTCAGTTGCCCATAAAACTCCCGCCCGCAAACCCGCAGCTACGCCTGCCAAATCATCTGGGCGCGTAGTTGATTCCCGGACGTATGAACATCGGTATGTGCCTGAGGTAGTGCGGGTTGCCCGCACCTACACCGGCACTCCCTACCGGTCGGGCGGCAACACCACCGATGGCATCGATTGTTCGGGGTTGGTATTTGCTGTCTTCAACACGGTTGGGCTGAAAATGCCGCGTATCTCGTGGCAACAGTCGGAGGTTGGGCGCGAAGTGGAGGTAAATGATATTCAGCCCGGCGACCTGATTTTTTTTGTACCTGACAAAGGGCAGGCTGGCTACGTGTCGCATACGGGCATTGTGACGGAGGTGAATGGTGCAGACAATATCCGATTCATTCATGCCTCATCGTCGCGGGGCGTTCGGGAAGACAATTTGTATGCCGATTATTTTAAAGGCCGGTTTGTGAAAGCATTACGACCATTTTGA